From Chloracidobacterium sp. N, the proteins below share one genomic window:
- a CDS encoding RNA-guided endonuclease TnpB family protein, giving the protein MQLTHKIALCPTPEQVDYFKRACGTARRVWNWALNEWNRQYAAGGRPNAMALKKQFNAIKYTDPQWLDENGRPWLQDIHRDAHAQPFRNLAKAWERFFADLKEGKEAHEPRLKKKGRCRDSFYVANDKFTLKGKTIRLPRIGEVAMTEELRFAGRILGATVSRTADRWFVAIQVEVPDAQFYRRRTSHEVNGIDLGIKAAATISSGEVIEAPKPLKAALRRLEIRSRRLSRKLEAARKAAGFERHARLPEGTRLPVSNNRRKSAAALARLHARIANIRADFTHKLTTRLCRENQALVIEDLNVKGMLQNEKLARAISDVGFGMLRSQLEYKARRYGTQLTIADRWYPSSRLCSICGWKNEALTLRDRTWVCAQCGAHHDRDLNAALNLKRLATETALPVASPSSNGGAAAGTVPAVVGKVTPVRYDGGQQDASGQEENAD; this is encoded by the coding sequence ATGCAACTAACCCACAAGATCGCTCTTTGTCCGACTCCTGAGCAAGTGGACTACTTCAAGCGCGCCTGCGGCACGGCGCGGCGTGTTTGGAACTGGGCGCTCAATGAGTGGAACAGGCAATACGCAGCAGGCGGCAGGCCAAACGCCATGGCGCTCAAAAAACAGTTCAACGCCATCAAGTACACCGACCCGCAGTGGCTCGATGAGAACGGTCGGCCTTGGTTGCAAGACATTCACCGGGATGCCCACGCCCAGCCGTTCAGGAATCTCGCCAAAGCATGGGAACGGTTCTTCGCCGACCTCAAGGAGGGCAAAGAAGCGCACGAGCCACGGCTCAAGAAAAAGGGCCGTTGCCGCGACAGCTTTTATGTTGCCAACGACAAGTTCACCCTGAAAGGCAAGACGATCCGTCTGCCCAGGATCGGTGAAGTCGCCATGACCGAGGAACTGCGCTTCGCGGGCAGGATTTTGGGCGCAACGGTTTCTCGCACCGCGGATCGTTGGTTTGTGGCCATACAGGTCGAGGTGCCTGATGCGCAATTCTATCGGCGTCGCACGTCGCACGAGGTCAACGGCATCGACCTGGGTATCAAGGCTGCTGCAACGATCTCCAGCGGTGAAGTCATCGAGGCGCCAAAGCCGCTCAAAGCCGCGCTGCGCCGTCTGGAAATCCGTAGCCGACGTCTCAGCCGCAAGCTGGAAGCCGCCAGGAAGGCAGCAGGATTTGAACGCCATGCCCGCCTGCCTGAAGGAACGCGCCTGCCGGTATCGAACAACCGGCGAAAGTCCGCTGCGGCATTGGCAAGGCTGCATGCCCGCATTGCCAATATCCGAGCGGATTTCACCCACAAGCTCACGACTCGACTCTGCCGCGAAAACCAAGCGTTAGTGATCGAGGATTTAAACGTCAAAGGGATGCTGCAGAACGAGAAACTCGCCCGCGCCATCTCTGACGTGGGTTTTGGGATGTTGCGCTCGCAGTTGGAATACAAGGCCCGGCGCTACGGTACTCAGCTTACCATCGCTGATCGCTGGTATCCAAGTAGCCGACTGTGCTCCATCTGTGGCTGGAAGAACGAGGCGCTGACATTGAGAGATCGAACATGGGTGTGTGCTCAATGTGGTGCGCACCATGACCGTGACCTCAATGCGGCGCTGAACCTGAAACGGCTGGCAACCGAAACTGCCCTACCCGTGGCGAGTCCGTCCAGCAATGGCGGCGCTGCGGCGGGGACCGTCCCCGCCGT